GTACGGAAGTCATCCGGCCTGTCCGACCACCGGATGCCGCCGCGGGCTACCCTGCCGCCACGCAAGTGCGTGCCCTCCACTAGCGGCGCGGACACGGCGATCTCGAACATGGGTCGCGGCTCAGGCATGGCGCCGACCTTGGCAGAGTCGAGCTTGAAGCTGATGCGCTCGAGGCCCAGGAAGTAGCTCGTGCGCACGGTGGCGGCCATGAGGTCGAGGAGGCCGCGCAGGGCGCCGTCCTCGGCTAGCGAGGAGACCTCGCCGAGGGAGTCGATGACGGCTTGGTGCGCGCTCTGGGAGGCCCGCTCACGTTCGGCGGAGTGGGCCCCCGCCCCGCCCGCGAAGGCGGGGTCGAAGCGGGCCTCGAAGTAGCGCATCAGGAGCGCGGCCACGCGCGGGTGGGCCAGGAGGGCGGCGCTCACGAACGAGCGGCTCGTGACCAAGTTCACTTGCGCGTAATACATCTGGTAGGCGCGCAGGAGCGCGACCTGCCTTGCGCTCAGGCGCGCGCGCAGGACGAGCCGGTTCAGCTCGTCGTTCTCGACCTCGCCGGCCAGGAGCCCCTCGAGTGCCTCGACCAGCCTGCCCTTCTCGGCCTCGACGTCGAACTCGCCACCGGTGGCGTTCACGACCGTGTAGACGTCGACCCCGCGCGACTCGCCGTCGACGAGCAGGTTGTACGGGTACTGCTCGATGACCCGCAGCCCCACGTTCTCCAGGAGGGGCAGCACGTCCGACAAGGCGAGCCCGTGGCCGCGGTGGTAGACGCGCAGGAGGGCCTGGGCGGCGTCGGCCGTACCGGTGGCCGCGGGCGCCGGCGCCAGATCGACTACCCGCGGCCGTTCCGCGAGCCGCTCGAGGTGCTCGATGTCCGCGACGGCCTGCTCCGGCGCCACCGTCGCCCTGAACCGTTCGTCGAACACCTGGGAGTAGCGGGCCGCGAGCGTGCGCCCGGCGTTCTCGCCGTGGGCCGCCACGAGGAGCTCGCGCATGGCCTCGGACCACGAGCGCGAGAGGCGTTGGACCTGGCGTTCCAGGGCCTTGACGTCGAGGTCGGCGAGGCGCGAGTCCGTCACGAAGTAGAAGTGGAAGCGGGCGTGCTCCTCGTCCTCGCCGATGGCGAGGCGCGAGTCGATGCGCTTGGCGGCCAGTGCCTCCGTGAGGTAGCCCTGCACGGCCCTACGCACGTCGTCGGAGAAGCCCTCGCGCGGCATGACGACCATGGCGGCCAGACCGCGGCCGAGCGGGTCCTCGTGCAGCGTTAGCCTCGCCGTGGGGTCCTGGCCGACGCGCATGATGGTGCGGATGTCGGCGTGGATCTGGTCGACGCCCAGCCAGAAGAGCTCCTCGCGCGGCAGGCCGTTGAAGGCGGCCACGATCGCCTTGTAGTCGTGCGAGCCGGGGATGGCCTGGTCGCGCTCCAGGACGCTCCGGAGCTTGCTGCGCAGGATGGGTACGTCCTCGACGGGGGCGGCGAGGCCCTTCGTGGTGAAGAGCCCGACGAAGCGCTGCTCGCCCAGCACTACGCCCGCCTCCGAGAGCCGCTTCACGCCGATGTAGTCCATGCGCCTCGCGCGGTGCACGGTCGCCTCGGAGTTCGCCTTGGTGACGAGGAAGAAGCGGCCGCCGGCAACGCGCTCCCTGAGGGCGGCCGGCAACTCGTCCAACGGGACGGGCGTGCGGTAGGCGCTGCTGGCGACCTTGCGCAAGACGCCCAGGCCGCTGCCATCGACGAGGCCGAGGGCCGGGCGCCCCTTGGCGTCGACGATCTCGTACTCGCGGTAGCCGAGGAACACGAAGTTGTCGTCCTCGAGCCAGTCGAGGAAGGCGGCGTCCTCGTCGCAGTCCTGCGCGCCGAACGCGGCGGCCGCGGCGCGCTGCGCGCCGCTCAGGGCGCGTAGGTAGCCCGCCACGGCGCGGCTGCGCTCGAGCATGGCCCGGTAGTCGTCCGTCGCGAGGATGACGTCGCCGAGCACGGCGCGCACCCCTTGCGCCGCTGCGTCGAGGGTCTCCTGGCCGAGGCCGGCGTCGAGCAAGTAGACCTCGAAGGCCTCCCGCCTGGTGTTCGAGCCAGCGGCACCCTGGCCGAGGTCGACGATGGAGCCGTCCGCGGCACGGCTGACAAGCACGGTGGGATGGAGCTTGTCGGCGACCGCGAGGCCGCGCCTGCGCAGCTCGGCCTGCACGGAGTCGACGATGAACGGCCGGTCCTTGAGCGCGAGCATGAGGACGGAGTACGGGAGGGGGGCGGACCCCGCGATACCGTCCGGCGCGAACGCCGTTACCGCGAGGGGGGCGGTGCCAAGGGCGTCGAGGAACGCCAGACCCTTGCGCGCCAACGAGCTCATGGCCTCCGGACCGATGAGCGCGATGAGCCCGGCGTCCGCCTTCTCGTAGAGCGCGGCGGCGAAGCGCTCGAGCCGGTGGTCGCCGGCCCCCGCCAACGTCGCCAAGTACTGTTCCAAGGTAAGAGACATGCTCGTCTGCCTTCCGCGGGCGTGCCGGCGTCTTCGAGCGCCGCGCCCCATGTGATCACCTAGTCAGGCCAAGATACCGCCGAACCGATGCTATGGCACGGGCGGTTCGTGGGCGAGCGAAACAACCCCATCCGC
This is a stretch of genomic DNA from Trueperaceae bacterium. It encodes these proteins:
- a CDS encoding NAD-glutamate dehydrogenase, with the translated sequence MSLTLEQYLATLAGAGDHRLERFAAALYEKADAGLIALIGPEAMSSLARKGLAFLDALGTAPLAVTAFAPDGIAGSAPLPYSVLMLALKDRPFIVDSVQAELRRRGLAVADKLHPTVLVSRAADGSIVDLGQGAAGSNTRREAFEVYLLDAGLGQETLDAAAQGVRAVLGDVILATDDYRAMLERSRAVAGYLRALSGAQRAAAAAFGAQDCDEDAAFLDWLEDDNFVFLGYREYEIVDAKGRPALGLVDGSGLGVLRKVASSAYRTPVPLDELPAALRERVAGGRFFLVTKANSEATVHRARRMDYIGVKRLSEAGVVLGEQRFVGLFTTKGLAAPVEDVPILRSKLRSVLERDQAIPGSHDYKAIVAAFNGLPREELFWLGVDQIHADIRTIMRVGQDPTARLTLHEDPLGRGLAAMVVMPREGFSDDVRRAVQGYLTEALAAKRIDSRLAIGEDEEHARFHFYFVTDSRLADLDVKALERQVQRLSRSWSEAMRELLVAAHGENAGRTLAARYSQVFDERFRATVAPEQAVADIEHLERLAERPRVVDLAPAPAATGTADAAQALLRVYHRGHGLALSDVLPLLENVGLRVIEQYPYNLLVDGESRGVDVYTVVNATGGEFDVEAEKGRLVEALEGLLAGEVENDELNRLVLRARLSARQVALLRAYQMYYAQVNLVTSRSFVSAALLAHPRVAALLMRYFEARFDPAFAGGAGAHSAERERASQSAHQAVIDSLGEVSSLAEDGALRGLLDLMAATVRTSYFLGLERISFKLDSAKVGAMPEPRPMFEIAVSAPLVEGTHLRGGRVARGGIRWSDRPDDFRTEVLGLLKTQTTKNAVIVPVGSKGGFVIKGAPTDRDQLRDFVRAQYRTYIRGLLDLTDNLVAGAVVHPKGLVIYDEPDPYLVVAADKGTATFSDLANATSAEYGFWLGDAFASGGSAGYDHKGMGITARGAWEAVKRHFAELGLDVFKDTFTVAGIGDMSGDVFGNGLLYTDRIRLQAAFNHLHVFLDPDPDPKASFAERRRLFELPRSTWADYDAAKISRGGGVFERSAKSIPLSPEVKRMLGVSDDALSGQDLIRAVLRMEVDLLWNGGIGTYVKASSERNAEVGDSANDGVRIDGTELRATVVGEGGNLGFTQLGRIEYALAGGRINTDAIDNSAGVDTSDHEVNIKILFQPLVAAGTVALAERDELLKAMSDDVARLVLAHNRAQPLALSLAQRASREDLGLYSSLLDYLVENSGLNPHVEKLPTARQLEERRRAGQGLTRPELSVMLAYVKMGLYRRLLETDLPSEPRLQHYLLEYFPAAVRERFPEAIAQHRLHREIVATVLTNTLVDELGLAFVHKAMRQNGVTPIEVVRATLLALELLDAKAVRAHLDARAADVPAEAYYSALEQLVAAVESVVGWMLFNDVGHGGFDEAVTAYRPQLAELRGSLVERLPEAERDRYDAAVADLVEQGFETPDAELITGFDYLADSLRIVDIASDTGVPLGHAAQRFYQLGERLSLGWLREAIESLPSSGQWEQVALVGLVMDLRSVQQGLTTAYVASGPDESAGVDAALEAFVKTAGGFKRFELALEQLREPGVLDLASGSVLVRILEQARTAANAGAMKRAVAPGR